CAAGTCGTCTTGGAACAAGCCGGATTGTGAAAATCGTGAAGAATCAATCGGTTGAAGAGGGCACATATTAGTCCGAAAAAACCAGATAAAATCTAACTTTCCCAAGTGTCGTCAACCTTGACGGTGCTTGGGATTTTGTGTATAATAATATAACGCAATAAGTGTGGATTTTAATCGGTGTGAGGGTTGAAATATTGTCCAATTCCTTACAAATAAAGGCTTAAAACAAAAGAATTTGCATTTTTCACAAATGACCGCAAACAATTCTTTTGGTTTTTTTTTGTTTAAAAATCGACCGAAATCTTCATTTGTTACGAACTTTTAATAAATGTCATCATATTGTAACATTTATCAATACTAATTATTAGGGGTGGAAGAGTTGGCACATCATGATGTGAAATACGGTAGACACCGTGTGCGTAGAAGTTATGCACGAATCAGTGAAGTATTAGAATTACCTAATCTGATTGAAATCCAAACAGATTCTTACCAATGGTTCTTGGATGAAGGAATCCGTGAAATGTTCAAGGATATTTCGCCTATTGAAGACCATACAGGTAATTTATCATTGGAGTTCTTAGATTATGAATTACATGCTCCAAAATATAATTTACAAGAAGCTAGAAATCACGACGCAAATTACGCGGCTCCAATTTACGTAAAAATGCGTTTAGTGAACAAAGAAACTGGTGAAGTGAAAGACCAAGAAGTATTCTTTGGTGACTTCCCATTAATGACAGAGATGGGTACATTTATCATTAATGGTGCTGAACGTGTAATTGTATCTCAATTAGTTCGTTCACCAGGTGCTTATTTCCATGACAGACCTGACAAAAACGGTAAGCAATTATATGGTTCAACATTAATTCCAAACCGTGGTGCATGGTTAGAGTATGAAACAGACTCAAAAGACATTTCTTATGTGCGTATCGACCGTACTCGTAAAATTCCATTAACGGTATTAGTTCGTGCGTTAGGTTTCGGTTCAGATGAGCTTATCCAAGAAATCTTCGGAGATAGCGAAACATTACGTTTAACTCTAGATAAAGATGTTCATAAACGTATGGATGAATCTCGTACAGAAGAAGCCCTAAAAGACATTTATGACCGTCTACGTCCAGGTGAACCAAAAACAGCTGAAAGTTCGCGTAACTTATTAACAGCTCGTTTCTTTGACCCACGCCGCTATGATTTAGCAGCAGTTGGACGCTACAAAGTCAATAAAAAATTAAACCTAAAAAATCGTTTATTACACCAAACAATTGCTGAGAACTTAGTAGATCCTGAAACAGGAGAAATCGTTGTTGAAAAAGGAACGGTTCTTGAACGTGATGTAATGGAAAAAGTGGTAGAAGTCCTTGAAAAAGGTGCGAACCTATTCACTTTACATCCATCAGAAGACGGTGTTATTAAAGAGCCAGTAATAATCCAAACAGTAGAAGTTTATTCACCAGCTGACCCAGAACGCGTGATTAAAGTCATCGGTAACGGAAACGTGACGGAAGACGTGAAACACGTGACTGCAAGCGACATTATCGCTACAATCAGCTACTTCTTAAACCTTTACGAAGGAATCGGAACAACAGACGACATCGACCACTTAGGAAACCGTCGTATCCGTTCAGTAGGGGAATTATTACAAAACCAATTCCGTATTGGTTTATCTCGTATGGAACGTGTGGTTCGCGAACGTATGTCAATTCAAGACACTGCGACAGTGACACCACAACAATTAGTCAATATCCGTCCAGTCGTTGCGGCAATTAAAGAGTTCTTCGGATCTTCTCAATTGTCACAATTCATGGACCAAACAAACCCATTAGGAGAGTTAACACACAAACGCCGTCTATCAGCGTTAGGACCTGGTGGTTTGACTCGTGACCGTGCTGGATATGAAGTTCGTGACGTTCACTATTCTCACTATGGTCGTATGTGTCCTATCGAAACTCCTGAAGGACCAAACATCGGGTTGATCAACAGCTTATCAACCTATGCGAAGATCAATAAATATGGTTTCATCGAAACTCCATACCGTCGTGTAGACTGGAACACTCATAAAGTTACAGATAAAATTGACTACTTAACAGCTGACGAAGAAGATAGCTTCGTAGTAGCGCAAGCAAACTCTCCATTAAATGAAGATGGAAGCTTCGTGAATGATGTTGTTATGGCGCGTTACGTATCTGAAAACTTAGAAGTGCCAGTAGAACGCGTTGACTATATGGACGTTTCTCCAAAACAAGTAGTTGCAGTTGCGACAGCATGTATCCCGTTCTTAGAAAACGACGACTCAAACCGTGCGTTGATGGGTGCGAACATGCAACGTCAAGCTGTTCCATTGTTAAATCCAAAAGCACCATTCATCGGTACAGGTATGGAATACGTATCTGCACATGACTCAGGGGTTGCCTTGTTATGTAAACGTGATGGTGTAGTCGAATTCGTTGATGCTAAAGAAGTACGTGTACGTACAGCTGATGGCTCATTAGATACTTACCACATCACTAAGTTCCACGGATCAAACGCGGGTATGTGTTACAACCAACGTCCAATCGTGGCACAAGGGGATAAAGTCGTTAAAGGCGAAATCCTAGCAGATGGACCTTCTATGGAAAAAGGTGAATTAGCATTAGGACAAAACGTTCTAGTAGCGTTCATGACTTGGGAAGGTTACAACTACGAGGATGCGGTTATCATGAGTGAACGTCTAGTTAAAGACGATGTGTATACTTCAATCCACATCGATGACTACGATTCAGAAGCTCGTGATACAAAACTTGGACCTGAAGAAATTACTCGTGAGATTCCAAACGTTGGGGAAGACGCATTGAAGAACCTAGACGCAGACGGAATTATTCGTATCGGTGCCGAAGTTAAAGATGGTGACATCTTAGTTGGTAAAGTAACTCCTAAAGGGTTAACAGAACAATCACCAGAGGAACGTTTATTACACGCAATCTTCGGTGAAAAAGCTCGTGAAGTTCGTGACACATCTCTACGTGTACCTCACGGCGGTGGCGGTATTGTCCGTGATGTACGTGTATTCACACGTGCAGCAGGTGATGAATTAGCACCTGGCGTAAACAAATTAGTTCGTGTATATATTGTACAAAAACGTAAAATCAATGAAGGGGATAAGATGGCCGGACGTCACGGTAATAAAGGGGTTGTTTCCCGTATTATGCCGGAAGAAGATATGCCATTCTTACCAGATGGAACACCAGTTGACATCATGTTAAACCCATTAGGGGTACCTTCACGTATGAACATCGGACAAGTGTTAGAGTTACACTTAGGGATGGCTGCTCGTGAATTAGGTATTTACATCGCAACACCAGTATTCGATGGTGCGCAAGATGAAGACGTATGGGGAACTGTTGCAGAAGCGGGTATGGCTCGTGATGCGAAAACAATTCTATATGATGGACGTACAGGGGAACCATTCGATAACCGTGTGTCAGTAGGGGTTATGTACATGATCAAACTTGCTCACATGGTTGACGACAAACTTCACGCTCGTTCAATTGGACCATACTCACTCGTTACACAACAACCTCTTGGAGGTAAAGCGCAATTTGGTGGACAACGTTTCGGGGAAATGGAAGTATGGGCACTGGAAGCTTATGGTGCTGCGTATACATTACAAGAAATCTTAACGTACAAATCAGATGACGTTGTTGGTCGTGTGAAGACTTACGAATCAATCGTTAAAGGTCAACAAATTTCACGTCCAGGTGTACCTGAATCATTCCGCGTATTAGTAAAAGAATTACAAGCTTTAGGTCTTGATATGAAAGTACTGGATGCACAGGATGAAGAAATCAAACTAGAAGATATGGACGAAGACGAAGGAATTCGTTTCAGTGACGTTGAAAGAACAAACGAAAGACGTGCGCAATTAGATGAATATTCAGACCGCGCAGCTGAATTATCAGCAGCAGAAGAAACTTCATCTGAAGACGTTGAAGTAGACGTTGTTGAAGATGATTTTGAAATTGACGAAGAGTAATAGAACTATTGGAATCGTAGGGCAATTCCAAAAGAAAGGGAGGTAGGCCCCTTGATAGATGTAAATAATTTTGAAAGTATGCAGATTGGTTTGGCGTCACCGGAGAAAATCCGTGAATGGTCACATGGGGAAGTTACAAAACCTGAAACAATCAACTACCGTACTTTAAAACCAGAACGCGATGGTTTATTCTGTGAGAAAATCTTTGGACCAACAAAAGACTTAGAATGTTCTTGTGGAAAATTAAAGAAAATTAATAATAAAGGCAAAGTCTGCGATCGTTGTGGAGTTGAAGTTACACGCTCAAAAGTTCGTCGTGAACGTATGGGACACATCGAATTAGCAGCTCCAGTATCACATGTGTGGTACTTCAAAGGCATTCCAAGCCGCATGGGACTTGTGTTAGACATGAGTCCACGTGCGTTGGAAGAAGTCATTTATTTTGCAAGCTACGTTGTTATTGACGCTGGCGACACAACATTAATGAACAAACAATTATTGACAGAACGTGAATACCGTGAAAAACGTGCTGAATTTGGAACTCGTTTCCATGCAGCAATGGGTGCGGAAGCCGTTCAAGAATTATTAAATAAAGTTGACTTAGAGGCTGAAATCGCTGAATTAAAAGAAGAGTTGAAAACAGCTCAAGGTCAAAAACGTACGCGTGCAATCCGTCGCTTAGATATTCTAGATGCCTTCAAAGAATCAGGAAACAAACCTGGTTGGATGGTAATGGATGTTATTCCAGTTATCCCACCAGATTTACGTCCAATGGTTCAATTAGAAGGTGGACGTTTTGCGACTAGTGACTTAAACGATTTATACCGTCGTGTGATTAACCGTAATAACCGTCTAAAACGTTTATTAGAATTAAACGCACCACGTATTATCGTTCAAAACGAAAAACGTATGTTACAAGAAGCGGTGGATGCTTTAATCGATAATGGTCGTCGTGGCCGTCCTGTAACTGGACCAGGTAACCGTCCATTGAAATCATTAAGCCACATGCTTAAAGGGAAACAAGGACGTTTCCGTCAAAACCTTCTTGGTAAACGTGTAGACTACTCTGGACGTTCTGTAATCGTAGTAGGACCAAACTTGAAGATGTACCAATGTGGTCTTCCTAAAGAAATGGCGATTGAATTATTCAAACCTTTCGTAATGAAAGAGTTAGTTGAACGTGAAATCGCCGGAAACATTAAGAGCGCTAAACGTAAAATTGAACGTTTAGATGACGATATTTGGGGAATCCTTGAAGAAGTTATTCGTGAACACCCAGTTCTATTGAACCGTGCACCTACACTTCACAGACTAGGAATTCAAGCGTTTGAACCAACTCTAGTAGAAGGTCGTGCAATCCGTCTTCACCCATTAGTGTGTGAAGCCTACAATGCCGACTTCGACGGAGACCAAATGGCGGTTCACGTACCACTATCTCAAGAAGCTCAAGCAGAAGCTCGCTTACTGATGTTAGCGGCTCAAAACATCCTAAACCCTAAAGATGGTAAACCAGTTGTTACTCCATCTCAAGACATGGTTTTAGGGAACTATTACTTAACAATGGAACAAGAAGGCCGTGTTGGGGAAGGTATGTTCTTCAAAGACATGGACGAAGCAGTATTAGCTTATAACAATGGTTATGTACATTTACACAGCCGTATTGCAGTTCCAGCAAGCTCACTTGCTCATAAACCATTTACGGATTGGCAAAAAGAGAGAATGATGGTCACAACTGTTGGTAAATTATTATTCAACGAAATTATGCCAAACGAATTCCCTTACTTAAATGAGCCAACAATGGAAAACTTAGAAGTAGCTACACCAGATAAATACTTCTTAGAGCCAGGAGCAAACATCAAAGAAGAAATTGCTAAGCGTGATATCGTTTCGCCATTTAAGAAGAAAAACTTAGGTCAAATCATCGCAGAAGTGTTCAAACGATTCCATATCACTGAAACTTCAATGATGTTAGACCGTATGAAAGACTTAGGATATAAATTCTCAACTCGTGCTGGTTTAACAGTAGGGATTGCAGATATTTCAGTTGCTGATAACAAGAAAGAAATTCTTTCTGAAGCACATAAACAAGTCGACAACATCTCTAAA
This Granulicatella adiacens ATCC 49175 DNA region includes the following protein-coding sequences:
- the rpoC gene encoding DNA-directed RNA polymerase subunit beta', which gives rise to MIDVNNFESMQIGLASPEKIREWSHGEVTKPETINYRTLKPERDGLFCEKIFGPTKDLECSCGKLKKINNKGKVCDRCGVEVTRSKVRRERMGHIELAAPVSHVWYFKGIPSRMGLVLDMSPRALEEVIYFASYVVIDAGDTTLMNKQLLTEREYREKRAEFGTRFHAAMGAEAVQELLNKVDLEAEIAELKEELKTAQGQKRTRAIRRLDILDAFKESGNKPGWMVMDVIPVIPPDLRPMVQLEGGRFATSDLNDLYRRVINRNNRLKRLLELNAPRIIVQNEKRMLQEAVDALIDNGRRGRPVTGPGNRPLKSLSHMLKGKQGRFRQNLLGKRVDYSGRSVIVVGPNLKMYQCGLPKEMAIELFKPFVMKELVEREIAGNIKSAKRKIERLDDDIWGILEEVIREHPVLLNRAPTLHRLGIQAFEPTLVEGRAIRLHPLVCEAYNADFDGDQMAVHVPLSQEAQAEARLLMLAAQNILNPKDGKPVVTPSQDMVLGNYYLTMEQEGRVGEGMFFKDMDEAVLAYNNGYVHLHSRIAVPASSLAHKPFTDWQKERMMVTTVGKLLFNEIMPNEFPYLNEPTMENLEVATPDKYFLEPGANIKEEIAKRDIVSPFKKKNLGQIIAEVFKRFHITETSMMLDRMKDLGYKFSTRAGLTVGIADISVADNKKEILSEAHKQVDNISKLFRRGLITDDERYERVIETWNKAKDDIQKALIRTLGSRNPIFMMSDSGARGNISNFTQLAGMRGLMAAPNGKIMELPVTSNFREGLTVMEMFLSTHGARKGMTDTALKTADSGYLTRRLVDVAQDVIIRETDCGSDRGLTITAIKEGNEVIETLEERMLGRYAQRSVKHPETGEVLVARNEIITEDIARKIIEAGIEEITIRSAFTCDTKHGVCKYCYGRNLATGSEVEVGEAVGTIAAQSIGEPGTQLTMRTFHTGGVAGDDITQGLPRIQEIFEARNPKGVATISEVAGEVVSIEENAGSRTKEITIKGSTDTRSYTVPFTARLKVEEGQIIDRGAPLTEGSIDPKELLRVRDVLSVENYLLREVQKVYRMQGVEIGDKHVEVMVRQMLRKVRVMDPGSTEILPGTLLDIADFTERNRSAIMNGEVPATARPVLLGITKASLETNSFLSAASFQETTRVLTDASIRGKKDHLLGLKENVIIGKIIPAGTGMARYRNMETSTSEPVLSVEQTEVLVGEPTPSEEDTNE